A genomic region of Gemmata massiliana contains the following coding sequences:
- a CDS encoding DUF1015 domain-containing protein: MADIRGFRGFRYDLGSVGTLSDVVAPPYDVIDPALQQKLYDSSPYNAIRLELTRDEPGDDEQTNKYTRAGNTLREWVVENAVRQDTARGLYVYEQEYTVEGQTFVRRGFLARVRLEPFGSGKIYPHEQTMSGPKEDRLKLYRATGFNLSPIFGLYPDDGTVFAPLEQLIRSAPPIVARDHLGVINRLWVVTDSATISKVIGAMGPKPVYIADGHHRYETGLKYLEERRAAGEVADDEAAPNFCLMMLVGMSDPGLLILPTHRLVSGLAADLTAPQLEGVLAEHFDVLERTGTNAQAAWEHVLMDGSQSTFAFGTVADGLWTVAKLRDKDVMASLAPDQSEDWRELGVSILHKLVLDRLLRDKIGGTPVCKYVHLLSEVTDATAKKECQVACLVPPVGMGHVEQISEHGEKMPPKSTYFYPKLLTGLVFNSLKKD; the protein is encoded by the coding sequence ATGGCTGATATTCGAGGATTTCGTGGGTTCCGGTACGATTTGGGCTCCGTTGGGACGCTCTCCGATGTGGTCGCGCCGCCGTACGACGTGATCGATCCCGCGCTCCAGCAGAAACTCTACGACAGCAGCCCGTACAACGCGATCCGCCTCGAACTCACCCGCGACGAACCGGGCGACGACGAGCAAACGAACAAGTACACCCGCGCCGGCAACACCCTCCGCGAATGGGTCGTCGAGAACGCCGTGCGCCAGGACACGGCGCGCGGGCTGTACGTGTACGAGCAGGAATACACGGTCGAGGGGCAGACGTTCGTGCGCCGCGGGTTCCTGGCTCGCGTGCGGCTCGAACCGTTCGGGAGCGGGAAGATTTACCCGCACGAACAAACGATGTCCGGTCCGAAAGAGGACCGGCTGAAGCTCTACCGCGCGACCGGGTTCAACCTGTCGCCGATCTTCGGCCTGTACCCGGACGACGGCACCGTGTTCGCGCCACTGGAGCAACTCATCCGCTCCGCGCCGCCGATCGTCGCGCGCGACCACCTCGGCGTCATTAACCGTCTGTGGGTGGTCACCGACTCCGCGACCATCAGCAAAGTGATCGGCGCGATGGGGCCGAAGCCGGTGTACATCGCGGACGGCCACCACCGGTACGAAACCGGTTTGAAGTACCTCGAAGAACGGCGCGCGGCCGGTGAAGTGGCCGACGACGAGGCCGCGCCGAACTTCTGCTTGATGATGCTCGTCGGGATGAGCGACCCGGGCCTGCTCATTCTGCCGACGCACCGGCTCGTGAGCGGGCTGGCCGCGGACCTCACCGCGCCGCAACTGGAGGGCGTGCTCGCGGAACACTTCGACGTCCTGGAGCGCACCGGTACGAACGCGCAAGCCGCGTGGGAACACGTGCTGATGGACGGGTCGCAGTCCACGTTCGCGTTCGGGACCGTGGCCGACGGCCTGTGGACGGTCGCGAAGCTCCGCGACAAGGACGTGATGGCGTCGCTGGCCCCGGACCAGAGCGAGGACTGGCGCGAACTGGGCGTGAGTATCCTGCACAAGCTCGTGCTCGATCGCTTGCTCCGGGACAAGATCGGCGGGACGCCAGTTTGCAAGTACGTTCACCTTCTGAGCGAGGTGACCGACGCGACCGCGAAGAAAGAGTGCCAGGTCGCGTGCCTCGTGCCGCCGGTGGGGATGGGGCACGTCGAGCAGATCTCGGAGCACGGCGAGAAGATGCCGCCGAAGTCGACGTACTTCTACCCGAAGCTGCTCACCGGGCTGGTGTTCAACTCGCTCAAGAAGGACTAA
- a CDS encoding sigma-70 family RNA polymerase sigma factor, with protein sequence MTIRAARLLDHLNRLTTSVDLETLSDSALLTRFARQHDHSAFTTLVARHGSMVYNVCYRRLGNVHAAEDAFQAAFLVLARKAGSLRCHSLTAWLHGVAVRVALNARRAIQRCPVRETLTATGEIPGAHTDPLFRLSVHELLQALEEEVQRLPRAYRLAVVLCCLEGLSQEEAAHRLGWTVGSVKGRLERGRTRLRELLARRGLVPAVVATVLQATRNELSAALTVRAVKVALASRELESPHQAVVSGEVLRLAQHTLKGMSMFKWKLAVALALFLGVTTFGAFAQRDGQDKEAADKKSPPMMVTVDLNDGSRVVGKSDALKELLLRVSFGEVRIPVEQVASMQFKDDQGGTVVRFHNGDQLTGTLDLKALGDLKIVTALGETKVPLKLVTACKLEAAPGRAKVTARASSIGEGTDPNNPFRHDDDTRWNSGGYAPAWIEADLGAVRTLDRITLVIGQHPKGETEHEIWVSDEPIGDDRTKAKRVHTFRGETDNDQELKFTFAAKSTARYVQIYTTASPSWVDWHNIDLQVR encoded by the coding sequence ATGACCATTCGGGCCGCGCGACTGCTGGACCATCTCAACCGGCTAACGACTTCGGTGGATCTGGAGACGCTGAGCGACAGTGCCTTGTTGACTCGCTTCGCCCGGCAGCACGACCACAGCGCGTTTACGACCCTGGTCGCGCGCCACGGGTCTATGGTTTACAACGTCTGTTACCGTCGACTCGGCAACGTTCACGCGGCCGAAGATGCGTTTCAAGCTGCCTTTCTGGTGCTGGCACGCAAAGCGGGCTCGTTGCGCTGTCATTCACTAACAGCCTGGCTCCACGGTGTCGCCGTTCGCGTCGCCCTCAATGCCCGACGAGCGATTCAGCGCTGTCCCGTTCGCGAAACCCTCACCGCTACCGGCGAGATACCCGGTGCCCACACCGATCCGCTTTTCCGATTGAGCGTTCACGAACTGCTCCAGGCGCTCGAGGAAGAGGTTCAGCGCCTACCGCGGGCTTATCGACTGGCCGTGGTGCTGTGCTGCTTGGAAGGGCTCAGCCAAGAAGAGGCGGCCCACCGGCTCGGCTGGACGGTTGGTTCGGTGAAGGGGCGGCTCGAACGCGGGCGGACCCGGTTGCGCGAATTACTGGCGCGCCGCGGACTGGTCCCTGCCGTGGTCGCGACGGTCCTGCAAGCCACGCGGAACGAGCTGTCCGCGGCTCTGACGGTACGGGCGGTTAAAGTCGCCCTGGCTTCTCGGGAATTGGAGTCCCCGCACCAAGCCGTTGTGTCCGGCGAAGTCTTGCGCCTGGCCCAACACACTCTGAAAGGAATGAGCATGTTCAAATGGAAGTTGGCCGTTGCCCTGGCCCTATTCTTGGGCGTCACCACGTTCGGCGCGTTCGCTCAGCGGGACGGTCAAGACAAGGAGGCCGCTGACAAGAAGTCGCCACCGATGATGGTGACCGTGGACCTCAACGACGGCTCGCGGGTGGTGGGGAAGTCGGACGCCCTCAAAGAACTGTTACTGCGGGTGAGCTTCGGCGAGGTGCGCATCCCCGTAGAACAGGTCGCGTCCATGCAGTTCAAGGACGATCAGGGCGGGACCGTGGTCCGGTTCCACAACGGCGATCAGTTGACCGGGACTCTTGATCTGAAGGCGCTCGGCGATCTGAAGATCGTAACCGCGCTGGGCGAAACCAAGGTTCCGCTCAAACTCGTAACCGCGTGCAAACTGGAAGCCGCCCCTGGCCGAGCAAAGGTCACGGCACGCGCCAGCAGCATCGGCGAAGGCACCGACCCGAACAACCCCTTCCGGCACGACGACGACACCCGTTGGAATTCCGGCGGGTACGCGCCGGCCTGGATCGAAGCGGACCTGGGCGCGGTGCGGACGCTGGACCGGATCACTCTCGTCATCGGTCAGCACCCCAAAGGGGAAACGGAACACGAGATTTGGGTGTCCGACGAGCCAATTGGTGACGACCGAACGAAAGCCAAGCGGGTTCATACGTTCCGCGGCGAGACGGATAACGATCAGGAGCTGAAGTTCACGTTCGCCGCAAAATCCACCGCACGTTACGTGCAGATTTACACGACGGCATCGCCGTCCTGGGTGGACTGGCACAACATCGATTTGCAGGTTCGGTAG
- a CDS encoding zinc-ribbon domain-containing protein: MARTRPGAPDEDEDNEFDGDDYDAETDYDPEDPETYPAGLYVDDSRAFIPCPYCRAEIDDESEQCPKCGMFISREDTPSDRKSPVWIVLMVLALLAVMAMALG, from the coding sequence GTGGCCCGCACGCGACCCGGCGCGCCGGACGAGGACGAAGACAACGAGTTCGACGGCGACGATTACGACGCCGAAACCGACTACGACCCGGAAGACCCGGAGACCTATCCGGCCGGGTTGTACGTCGACGACTCGCGCGCGTTCATACCGTGCCCGTACTGTCGCGCCGAGATCGACGACGAATCGGAGCAGTGCCCGAAGTGCGGGATGTTCATCTCCCGGGAAGACACACCGAGCGACCGAAAGTCGCCGGTGTGGATCGTACTCATGGTGCTCGCGCTGCTCGCGGTAATGGCAATGGCCCTGGGCTGA
- a CDS encoding protein-tyrosine phosphatase family protein — protein sequence MRQISGYSLWVGRVADIRDLRGVLSAGIEAVVDLALNEPVALVTRELVYCRFPLVDGAGNPFWGLCAAVEAVAGFVRVEVPTLVFCGAGMSRSLTVAAAGLALAGNRLPGDCLQLVTATGPHDVSVGLWNDIVETLRRD from the coding sequence ATGCGTCAAATCTCGGGATACTCGCTGTGGGTCGGAAGGGTCGCGGACATACGCGACCTCCGCGGTGTGTTGTCTGCGGGTATCGAAGCGGTCGTTGATCTCGCGCTGAACGAGCCTGTGGCATTGGTCACACGCGAACTGGTGTATTGCCGGTTCCCGCTCGTTGATGGCGCGGGTAATCCGTTCTGGGGGCTGTGTGCCGCAGTGGAGGCGGTCGCCGGGTTCGTGCGTGTCGAGGTGCCCACGCTCGTTTTCTGTGGGGCCGGGATGAGTCGATCGCTGACGGTTGCTGCGGCCGGACTCGCACTGGCGGGTAACCGCTTGCCAGGAGATTGCTTGCAGCTCGTGACGGCTACGGGGCCGCACGACGTTTCGGTCGGTTTGTGGAACGACATTGTGGAAACACTTCGACGGGACTGA
- a CDS encoding cyclic nucleotide-binding domain-containing protein gives MPDFADPDISLGREEESLFARDDNDVLVRREKETRDRFNDLVTIVIDGYAVEVPRAVPKTDSQGNVLRDADGKEIPRTTTIYDAAAALVEQGLWSDEELKSRIPVLCHQRHVAPVAVCRMCSVHISSMKRGKLTAGRKLVPACQHRIETNMVVTTRAGMWGYNPEKRTTADEKVIERAAGDVNSSIRMLAEFLVADHCHEPLTPPRRYEDELSTVARSLGVIEVRDDEVEFKVRDSLQRAPELPSRNTAQEAIPKSRRIELPLLPTLEAKELNEERSDLRPAWEEWNALIDDNYPYSSRTVVVDHDRCILCDRCVRACSEVKPFKVIGHTGKGYGTRISFDLDSIMRDSTCVQCGECMNSCPTGALSLRRRVRPRAWEDSPEQIPVNPNTSFPKSSGFLTADEMQQVWLLYESPTRGPRVVFPFRSIPYSYLKWNEGAVRKWEIEPGEKKVLCEEGEYGSTAFLLQGSGTFEIYIRGAVATQKPGFFASLFGKKPSNTKAAGYGDLVKVAMGDELVLGEMTCVTQRPRVASVIGVAETGNRELVLGTDENGWPTVTPHPTRSGPVIVYEITRNMLDMMQRAASAREDIQEMYTLRAIQTGVQNGRIFQLLDTMERQLAVTFLLTEGVQFGRVAAGETIIAEGDTAAAFYIIRLGTVRVFTTAGGGEQVLRLLSVGDSFGETGLLSDRPGTRTATIAALDPVEVVRVPGPVFRKLCDRFPALKDGMKSAPRPAVPGVEKAPPPAVLRDYVRQGLYQGQKLLVLDLKSCTRCDECTRACADSHDGNARLLREGLRFGDFLVATSCRSCHKPYCMEGCPVDAIHRRGNHLEVVIENHCIGCGLCERNCPYGAIHMVPRGTPNPAAAEIPGGNPHMTAARRAVNCDLCNGDEPYCVQACPHEAAYRKTGPALLDEILHRLETHD, from the coding sequence ATGCCCGACTTCGCCGATCCCGATATCTCTCTCGGCCGCGAAGAGGAATCCCTCTTCGCCCGCGACGACAACGACGTCCTCGTGCGCCGCGAGAAGGAAACGCGCGACCGCTTCAACGACCTGGTGACCATCGTCATCGACGGGTACGCGGTCGAGGTGCCGCGCGCGGTTCCGAAGACCGACTCCCAGGGCAACGTGCTCCGCGACGCGGACGGTAAGGAGATCCCGCGCACCACGACCATCTACGACGCCGCGGCCGCGCTCGTCGAACAGGGTCTGTGGTCCGACGAGGAACTGAAGAGCCGCATCCCCGTGCTGTGCCACCAGCGCCACGTCGCGCCGGTGGCCGTGTGCCGCATGTGCTCGGTTCACATCAGCAGCATGAAGCGCGGCAAGCTAACGGCCGGGCGCAAACTGGTGCCCGCGTGCCAGCACCGCATCGAAACGAACATGGTGGTCACCACGCGCGCCGGGATGTGGGGCTACAACCCGGAAAAGCGCACCACGGCCGACGAAAAGGTGATCGAGCGCGCCGCGGGCGACGTGAACTCGTCCATCCGCATGCTCGCCGAGTTCCTGGTCGCGGACCACTGCCACGAACCGCTTACCCCTCCCCGCCGTTATGAAGACGAACTGAGCACGGTCGCACGGTCCCTCGGTGTGATCGAGGTGCGCGACGACGAGGTGGAATTCAAGGTGCGCGACAGCCTTCAGCGCGCCCCGGAACTGCCCAGCCGCAACACCGCACAGGAAGCGATTCCCAAGTCCCGGCGCATCGAACTGCCGCTGCTGCCGACCCTCGAAGCGAAAGAACTGAACGAAGAGCGGTCCGACCTGCGCCCCGCGTGGGAAGAATGGAACGCGCTGATCGACGACAACTACCCGTACTCGTCGCGCACCGTGGTGGTGGACCACGACCGGTGCATTTTGTGCGACCGGTGCGTGCGCGCGTGCTCGGAGGTGAAGCCGTTCAAGGTGATCGGGCACACCGGTAAGGGGTACGGCACGCGCATTAGCTTCGACCTCGACTCGATCATGCGCGACTCGACCTGCGTGCAGTGCGGCGAGTGCATGAACAGTTGCCCGACCGGGGCGCTCTCGCTGCGGCGCCGCGTGCGCCCGCGGGCCTGGGAGGACTCGCCGGAACAGATCCCGGTGAACCCGAACACGTCGTTCCCGAAGTCGTCCGGGTTCCTCACCGCCGACGAGATGCAGCAGGTCTGGCTGCTCTACGAGAGCCCCACGCGCGGCCCGCGGGTCGTGTTCCCGTTCCGCTCGATCCCGTACTCGTACCTGAAGTGGAACGAGGGCGCAGTGCGCAAGTGGGAGATCGAGCCGGGCGAAAAGAAGGTGCTGTGCGAAGAGGGCGAGTACGGGAGCACCGCGTTCCTGCTGCAGGGCTCGGGCACGTTCGAGATCTACATCCGCGGCGCGGTGGCGACACAGAAGCCCGGGTTCTTCGCGAGCTTGTTCGGCAAGAAACCCAGTAACACGAAGGCTGCCGGGTACGGCGATCTCGTGAAGGTCGCGATGGGCGACGAACTGGTGCTCGGGGAAATGACGTGCGTCACCCAGCGCCCGCGCGTCGCGAGCGTGATCGGCGTCGCGGAGACGGGCAACCGCGAACTCGTGCTCGGGACCGACGAGAACGGTTGGCCGACCGTCACCCCGCACCCCACGCGGTCCGGGCCGGTCATCGTGTACGAGATCACGCGCAACATGCTCGACATGATGCAGCGGGCCGCGTCCGCGCGGGAAGACATTCAGGAAATGTACACCCTGCGCGCGATCCAGACGGGCGTGCAGAACGGGCGCATCTTCCAGTTGCTCGACACGATGGAGCGCCAACTGGCGGTCACGTTCCTGCTCACCGAGGGCGTGCAGTTCGGGCGCGTCGCCGCGGGCGAAACGATCATCGCCGAGGGCGACACGGCCGCGGCGTTCTACATCATCCGGCTCGGCACCGTGCGCGTCTTCACCACGGCCGGGGGCGGCGAACAGGTGCTCCGCCTCCTGTCCGTCGGCGACAGCTTCGGCGAAACGGGCCTCCTGTCCGATCGCCCCGGCACCCGCACTGCGACCATCGCCGCGCTCGACCCGGTCGAGGTCGTCCGCGTGCCCGGCCCCGTGTTCCGTAAGCTCTGCGACCGGTTCCCGGCGCTCAAGGACGGCATGAAGTCCGCGCCGCGCCCCGCGGTGCCCGGAGTCGAGAAGGCCCCACCGCCCGCGGTGCTACGCGACTACGTCCGCCAGGGCTTGTACCAGGGTCAGAAGCTACTGGTGCTGGACCTGAAGAGTTGCACGCGGTGCGACGAATGCACCCGCGCCTGTGCCGACTCCCACGACGGTAACGCACGCCTGCTGCGTGAGGGGTTGCGGTTCGGCGACTTCTTGGTGGCGACGTCGTGCCGATCGTGCCACAAGCCGTACTGCATGGAAGGGTGCCCGGTCGACGCGATTCACCGGCGCGGGAACCACCTAGAAGTGGTCATCGAGAACCACTGCATCGGGTGCGGGCTGTGCGAGCGGAACTGCCCCTACGGGGCGATTCACATGGTCCCGCGCGGTACCCCGAACCCGGCCGCGGCCGAAATCCCCGGCGGCAACCCGCACATGACCGCGGCCCGGCGCGCGGTGAACTGCGACCTGTGCAACGGCGACGAACCGTACTGCGTGCAGGCGTGCCCGCACGAGGCCGCGTACCGCAAGACCGGCCCCGCGCTGCTCGACGAGATCCTCCATCGGCTCGAAACGCACGATTGA
- a CDS encoding serine/threonine protein kinase produces MSDETQQAPRAAIPADDPALTAAASATSSIEAVPHAETLAQTPDQIRRVAAAIAPTGPGSVIAGYEIIGELGRGGMGVVYKARHLKLNRVVALKMVLNSGHADARDIARFVTEAQAVADIRHANVIQIFDSGEAHGCPYMAMECLEGGSLAQRLRTSGKMAPRAAAELVVKIARGVQAAHDRGIVHRDLKPHNVLLDSPDAASEPWGEPKVMDFGLAKRNGAELTQTGAVMGTPAYMSPEQAKGETKNIGPASDVYALGVILYECLCGSVPFKGSDAWSVIRQVISDEPELAARRAPGVPRDLDLICQKCLAKEPAERYTSAAALADDLQRYLNGEALLGPRTGLWYTGTKLAHRWWRPVAALSVLIALILAAWLLPSPLSRQQPQSPDTPAASDDSGKPKEPDAALVLLRQEVANQVSALRLAEPKPDRTSPHKLAAHAELPPTDYSRFNVFKDERVIDMRGWKQLNPNDPNDECSVVYFTRREMMKIAPADELRIETRTTGRDVINRAVLPTPKKARAFSTERPGFVGDQAMKVRQLVLDVRDIPVKQEFTLRYTSTYWNSLQSPNEQWFGVIGYEGSVKASMLVLFPENRPFREHKFLYAPTKREDPTKREDPRPYTGPLITVAAEDKSWLYWEIPSPKANHVYRVDWTW; encoded by the coding sequence ATGAGCGACGAGACCCAACAGGCCCCGCGAGCCGCAATACCCGCCGACGATCCGGCCCTCACTGCCGCCGCTTCCGCGACGAGCAGCATCGAGGCCGTGCCGCACGCCGAAACGCTCGCGCAGACGCCCGATCAGATCCGGCGCGTGGCGGCCGCGATCGCGCCGACGGGTCCGGGGAGCGTCATCGCGGGCTACGAGATCATTGGCGAACTCGGGCGCGGGGGGATGGGGGTCGTTTACAAGGCCCGGCACCTCAAGCTGAACCGCGTCGTCGCGCTCAAGATGGTCCTGAACAGCGGGCACGCCGACGCACGCGACATCGCCCGGTTCGTTACCGAAGCCCAGGCGGTCGCCGATATTCGCCACGCGAACGTGATTCAGATTTTCGATAGCGGTGAGGCACATGGGTGCCCGTACATGGCGATGGAGTGTCTGGAGGGCGGGAGCCTCGCCCAGCGCCTCCGCACATCCGGGAAGATGGCTCCGCGTGCGGCGGCGGAACTCGTGGTCAAGATCGCGCGCGGCGTACAAGCCGCCCACGACCGCGGGATCGTTCACCGCGACCTCAAACCGCACAACGTGCTGCTCGACTCACCGGACGCCGCTTCGGAACCGTGGGGCGAGCCGAAGGTGATGGACTTCGGGCTGGCGAAGCGCAACGGCGCCGAGCTCACGCAGACCGGCGCCGTGATGGGTACACCGGCCTACATGTCGCCCGAACAGGCGAAGGGCGAGACGAAGAACATCGGCCCGGCGTCCGACGTGTACGCGCTGGGCGTCATCCTGTACGAGTGTCTGTGCGGGTCCGTGCCCTTCAAGGGCAGTGATGCGTGGTCCGTGATTCGGCAGGTGATTAGCGACGAGCCGGAGTTGGCCGCGCGACGCGCCCCCGGCGTGCCCCGCGACCTCGATCTGATCTGCCAGAAGTGTTTGGCGAAGGAACCGGCCGAACGGTACACGAGCGCCGCGGCACTGGCCGACGACCTCCAGCGGTACCTCAACGGCGAAGCGCTCCTCGGCCCGCGCACCGGGTTGTGGTACACGGGCACGAAACTGGCCCACCGGTGGTGGCGCCCGGTTGCTGCACTCAGCGTACTCATCGCCCTGATTCTCGCAGCGTGGCTCCTCCCGTCCCCACTGAGTCGCCAACAGCCCCAATCGCCGGATACACCCGCCGCGAGCGACGATTCGGGAAAACCCAAGGAACCGGACGCCGCACTCGTGCTCTTGCGCCAGGAGGTGGCCAATCAGGTCAGCGCGCTCCGACTCGCGGAACCCAAACCGGACCGCACGTCACCGCACAAATTGGCGGCGCACGCCGAACTGCCGCCGACGGACTACTCGCGGTTCAACGTGTTCAAGGACGAACGGGTCATCGACATGCGCGGGTGGAAGCAACTGAACCCGAACGACCCGAACGACGAGTGCTCGGTGGTGTACTTCACCCGGCGCGAGATGATGAAGATCGCCCCGGCCGACGAGCTGCGCATCGAAACGCGGACGACGGGGCGCGACGTGATCAATCGCGCGGTGCTGCCGACGCCCAAGAAGGCCCGCGCGTTCAGCACAGAGCGCCCCGGTTTCGTGGGCGACCAGGCGATGAAGGTGCGACAGCTCGTGCTCGACGTGCGCGACATCCCGGTGAAGCAGGAGTTCACGCTGCGGTACACCAGCACGTACTGGAACTCGCTCCAGTCGCCCAACGAGCAGTGGTTCGGGGTGATCGGCTACGAGGGCTCGGTGAAGGCGTCCATGCTGGTGCTGTTCCCCGAGAACCGCCCGTTCCGCGAGCACAAGTTTCTTTACGCACCAACCAAGCGCGAAGACCCGACGAAGCGAGAAGACCCGCGGCCTTACACCGGCCCGCTCATCACCGTCGCGGCCGAGGACAAGAGCTGGCTGTATTGGGAGATCCCCAGCCCCAAAGCGAACCACGTCTACCGCGTCGATTGGACGTGGTAG
- a CDS encoding DUF1501 domain-containing protein translates to MAAAHNWSAGRPVNRRRFLSDLGMGFTGTVLGTMLFEDGIAKEPAAAAKAPAKNVIWLFMLGGASHIETFDPKPALTKYADKTIAETPFEKVIREPRVTKNFRMFAGSARLATKILRPQVGFQKRGKCGTEVCDWLPHVGGCADDIAVVRSLWTTDFSHTSQMLFHTGRIIIDGREPCLGSWAHYGLGTLNRDLPKFVVMGRPPSDFGGGYASHQASSLGPEYDGVPIEVEPDRAVPYPPRGKGLTREAQKAEFELVGELNRMAAVEYPADPQLQARIKSYELAFRMQASLPDLVSLNDETRETKALYGLDDAVTAPFGRQCLAARKLVERGVRFVQIYHGGAADDDNGLWDSHQELRRLTAQRCREVDQPIAGLLKDLKRRGMLDSTLVVWATEFGRTPNVEPRPDGEKDSEELRGRDHHIYGFSCWLAGGGIKGGVVHGATDEIGFHAVEDRHYVTDIHATILHQLGLSPQKLELPGRRRLDLERGKPITEIIA, encoded by the coding sequence ATGGCAGCCGCACACAACTGGTCCGCGGGGCGCCCGGTGAACCGGCGGCGGTTCCTCTCGGACCTCGGCATGGGGTTCACCGGTACGGTCCTCGGTACCATGCTGTTCGAGGACGGCATCGCCAAGGAACCCGCCGCCGCAGCGAAGGCCCCGGCCAAGAACGTGATCTGGCTGTTCATGCTCGGCGGCGCGAGCCACATTGAGACGTTCGACCCGAAGCCCGCGCTGACGAAGTACGCGGACAAGACGATCGCCGAGACGCCGTTCGAGAAGGTGATTCGGGAACCGCGGGTGACGAAGAACTTCCGGATGTTCGCCGGTTCCGCCCGGCTCGCAACGAAGATCCTGCGCCCGCAGGTGGGCTTCCAGAAGCGGGGCAAATGTGGCACGGAGGTGTGCGACTGGCTCCCCCACGTCGGCGGGTGCGCGGACGACATCGCGGTCGTTCGGTCGCTGTGGACGACGGACTTCAGTCACACGTCGCAGATGCTGTTCCACACGGGCCGGATCATCATCGACGGCCGGGAGCCGTGTCTCGGCTCGTGGGCGCACTATGGGCTGGGCACCCTGAACCGCGACCTGCCGAAGTTCGTCGTCATGGGCCGGCCGCCGAGCGACTTCGGGGGCGGGTACGCATCGCACCAGGCGAGTTCCCTCGGGCCGGAGTACGACGGGGTTCCCATCGAGGTGGAACCGGACCGCGCGGTTCCGTACCCGCCCCGGGGCAAGGGGCTTACCCGTGAGGCGCAGAAGGCGGAATTCGAGCTCGTCGGTGAACTGAACCGCATGGCCGCAGTCGAGTACCCGGCGGACCCGCAACTCCAGGCCCGCATCAAGAGCTACGAGTTGGCGTTCCGGATGCAGGCCTCGCTCCCGGACCTCGTCTCGTTGAACGACGAGACCCGCGAGACGAAGGCGCTCTACGGTCTCGACGACGCGGTTACCGCGCCGTTCGGTCGGCAGTGCCTCGCGGCCCGCAAGCTCGTCGAGCGCGGGGTACGGTTCGTCCAGATCTACCACGGCGGTGCGGCGGACGACGACAACGGCCTTTGGGACTCGCACCAGGAGCTGCGGCGCCTGACCGCTCAGCGGTGCCGCGAGGTGGACCAGCCGATCGCGGGGCTGCTGAAAGACCTGAAGCGCCGCGGGATGCTCGACAGCACGTTGGTCGTTTGGGCGACCGAATTCGGCCGCACGCCGAACGTCGAGCCGCGACCGGACGGCGAGAAGGACAGTGAAGAACTGCGCGGCCGGGACCACCACATCTACGGGTTCTCTTGCTGGCTCGCCGGGGGCGGTATCAAGGGCGGCGTGGTCCACGGGGCGACGGATGAAATCGGGTTCCACGCGGTCGAGGACCGGCACTACGTCACTGATATCCACGCGACCATCCTGCACCAACTCGGCCTCTCTCCCCAGAAACTCGAACTTCCGGGGCGCCGGCGCCTCGACCTCGAGCGCGGCAAACCGATAACCGAAATCATCGCGTAA